From the Argentina anserina chromosome 3, drPotAnse1.1, whole genome shotgun sequence genome, the window CGAAGCCATGACAAActcctaaaccctaaatagTGTTTCCACACAGTCACAACAGAACTCAATTCTCCACGACATACAACATAATTGACAGCAACAGCtaacaaaatcaaacaaattctTACCAATTTCAATACTAAACTTTATGCATGTCCAAAAAATATTCCTAATACTGTTTACTGTGTCAAGTGCTTCTCCAAAAAGCACCTTTCTAGTGCTACATAAATAACTTGTAAATTAGACATCGAAATCCGGCTaaacagacaaaaaaaaaaaccaccaAAATATCAGTGGGTACTGAAACtaggaaaaacaaaatagCATCACAAAGTTGATGAAGCAAAACCAGAGCGATCTACACAAATGGGGCAATATATCAATTATTCTAATATAGTAATTTGATTAAACAAATCAAAGCTACTACAAACAAAACTATAATAATATTCCAAACCAAAACAcacgcaaaaaaaaaaaacgacaaTCAAAGTCCCCGAGGCTCGAATATCCGACGAATCGGAGAAGCGAGGCCGGAAGGGAGGgaggggaagagagagagagagagacgagtGAATCGAAATGGAAAGAGGTGGCGGAGGAAGGTGGCTCACCGGCGCTAGGGTTTTCTGTGTtggttttagagagagagagagagagaggtacaAAGCGAAAAGCGTTTGGTTGCGTTTATATAAAGGACACATAACCAAAAATataataagaaaaaataataaaaaggaagagagagtggtgttttcaatgtgAAGCCCAATTTTGATTTGTGGCCGTGACTGCCCGCCACGTAAGCTCCTTATTCGGCACCTGCTTATTTGCCACGCTTTATAATAACATAATATCTCTCTCttagtttcattttttatGAGAAGATttgttttttagaaaaatactGTACTCGAGATTAAAGTGTCGAATACGAGGATTTATACCTTGATTACACACCGTTATATAAGAGAGATCTTAGAATTATCGAGCTCTCTACAAGATATATATTgtcatatattttgatgttgTTCATAGGAAGAATTACTCTGTAGCGATATTTATTGTATAATTTATTTCATACTAAAATTAAACTCGAtgaaaaacataaaattgaaaatatcaAGCTTCAATAGGTGTGAGCGGGTAGCTCCAATTGGGTTTTAGCCTTTTGGTGTACTTTACGAAATTGATTCTTGTTGTTAATTTTGGATTATTGTCTGCAGTGGCTAGCTAGAACCAAACTACACGCACTTGATAAATcataagaggaaaaaaaaaactcgaatGTATAAGGTAGATCTCCGCTGGTGAACCTGTAAAACGCCGGTAGCTTACCTCTTTTCATATTCCAACATATATTGTTTTAGATCAGTTAGATGCACTAGCTTGGAGTCATCTTCAATCTACGATATACGGACCAAAGTCGTAGTGCAATTATTCTCCCACATTAAAATTTGCTGgaaaattgaatcaaattgGATGGAATAGTGGAAGTTGGCATAGAACCGGCAAGCAAAAGTGTTTGTTTTCCGATCACTTCCATTGAAAGTGTTTGTAAAGAGCGTATTACCACTCGAGAGTCGAGATAGCTATCATGTGTGATGTTAGACCTAAATAGATAGAGCATAAgttcttttcattcttttgATTGTTAGTCAGATAAACCGGAAATTCCTACGGTTCACCATACTAATATATCAAGTAAACAAGATCTGATATAGAGTTAAATAGACTTCACGCATAAGAATAACAGCTCGACTTACTTAGAGTTGATTCTCGAACTAATTTTTCTCCGTATCGATCGAGTCTACCAATGTATACGTGCGATAatttcatcaaaaaaaaaagtataggTACGATAGTGTGACATAGACAAGCCCAACAAAGTTCTACACTTGGACTACAAGTCTACAACGTCAAGAATATCCAAGGCATAATTTGGGTGGAACGTTGCAATCGGAACATCAGATCCTACAAAGCCCACGGAAGAACTATTACATATAATGGACTATGTTATGAGGCATTTGTGGAAATATAGATTAGTTTAGGGTTACATTACTACATTTCACTAAACAAGTGAGATGGGAAATTGCATGGAAGAGACAGCCCCTCCCTTTCCCTATTGAAAATCACATTTCGATCCACAAAACAATGCAACATAAAAGGCAGGGCTGCCACATGCAACACAATTGTTGCAACCAGATTTGGATTTTGGATGCTTCCTATGAATCACCTTATCATATAAGCGCAGGCAatatttagtttttatttttcactcTAAATTGGATTAGGTGGCGAAACCATTTTGTATATTAGGTTCCCAGGTTCTGGTGTATCCAATAATTTGTGGAAAGTCAGCGAAGGTGGTTCTTGTTGTAAATTTGAAAGGAGCTGAATGGGTGGAGAGGGACGACAATACGTGTTGGGTTGAGCACAAATATTGGTTCAGACTTCAGAAGCCAAACAAAAGGTAACATCAAAGTTCAAAGTGACTGACGAGTTCTCTGTCTATGCTTCTAACTTTGGCTTATTGCTTGTGTATCTGTTTTGCATCACCACCCTATCGTTCAAAGCTTTGATCTTTGCTTGATTGGTCTGTCTTTCTCCTTTTGATTCTTTGTGAGGTGGTTTCCTCTGTTTAATTGGGTTTTGATCAAGTTTCAGGCATAATTAGAGGAGCCCATTTCTGATCAAGTGCATATCTCGGTGCTTCTGATCTTGTTGCAGTTTAGATTCTATAGAAGAGCCTGGGAAATTCTGGTGTGCCACCCTTCTTTTTCAAGctatatatgatttttttttcatttggtCAAAGCTTGCACTTTCACTTTACCTTCTCTTTGTGTTCTTCATTATATGTTTCTTCAATCGATTTGCTGTTGATGAAATAAGCATAGAACTGAAATGAAAAAGAGAAAGTAGTTGATGTAATTTTGGATCATCTGTGAGTGAGTTGAATCTAGTTATTGTATGTGATCTATATGCCTGTCAACTGGTTACTAATCCGTTCAGTTGCAGACATGCCTATCTTAACCATGGTAAAAGTCTAAAAGATCGTGTACATAGCTCATGCAGTCATACCTATTGTCAGAATTTACTTCAAATTCTGTAATCAGAGGTTGGAGAAAATTACATGATTATATTCGGCCATCAGTTAAACCTCTACACTTTGATAAGTGAAATTTTATATTCAATGCGATAACATGTTAGATGGTCCCTGTATGATGGATTATCTTGGACATCACTTTAATCTCATTCAAAGTGGACTTAGGTGATCTGGGAAAACTGGAATCAAGTCTTGTATAGTAGTTATACTCGTTTGTATATTGTGCATATATGAATTTGTAGTTCGTGCCTTGCATTTCTGCATCAGCTTTTCAGATGTCATTTAAAGTCTACCTTTTACTTCATTGACCAGGCACCTTGGTCACTCGAATCCTTCTTCCCAAGTATTGTCTACTAATTGGCAATGGGGGCTGTAGTAGGGAAAAACGAAAGCCCTAGAAGTCTTCTGATAACTGAAACGAAGCTGGAAGCCAAAATGGTTGAAGCTATGCAGCGAAGAGCCGCTAAAGGAAGTGTCATGAAATCATTCAACAACTTAATCTTGAAGTTTCCAAAGATTGATGAAAGCTTAAGAAATTGCAGAGATATTTTCCAGCAGTTTGGTATGTATCCAACTATCTATTTTATACTACCCAGCTCCCCCTCCCCCCTATGTGTCTAAGTTGTTGTTAACTGTCATGATATCTCTACAGATGAGGATTCAAATGGCGCAATTGATCATGATGAATTGAAAAGAGCTTTTTCAAAACTAGAAGTCTCGTTCACAGATGAGGAAATCGACGATTTGTTTGCAGCATGCGATATTAATGAGGATATGGGAATTAAGTTTAATGAGTTCATTGTTCTTATTTGCGTGGTCTTTCTTCTGAAGGATGATCAGAATGCTGGTCAAAAAGTATCCGAGCACAAAACTTGACCATTCTTTCTAAGCTACCATTTTTATGCAAAGCAATTTACGTTTTATTATTGTGCTTCATTTTTTCTCTCGTTCTGCTTAAATTCCTTGACTCT encodes:
- the LOC126787894 gene encoding probable calcium-binding protein CML21; this translates as MGAVVGKNESPRSLLITETKLEAKMVEAMQRRAAKGSVMKSFNNLILKFPKIDESLRNCRDIFQQFDEDSNGAIDHDELKRAFSKLEVSFTDEEIDDLFAACDINEDMGIKFNEFIVLICVVFLLKDDQNAGQKKVDMGMPKLQATFETLVDAFVFLDKNKDGYVSKSEMIQAINETTTGERSSGRIAMKRFEEMDWDRNGMVNFKEFLFAFTRWIGIDDLDDEDEI